Proteins encoded in a region of the Pelmatolapia mariae isolate MD_Pm_ZW linkage group LG16_19, Pm_UMD_F_2, whole genome shotgun sequence genome:
- the tmem234 gene encoding transmembrane protein 234 has product MVTVVELLSLLLVSVLWGCTNPFLKRGTEGIENVTKTSNVAQLLAELRFLFLNIKYLVPFLLNQSGSVVYYYTLSTTELSFAVPVANSLTLLCTLLTGKFLGEEIGGKQAVVGMFLTMAGITLCIISSIDDTDRDTGNQNMTQPVY; this is encoded by the exons ATGGTGACCGTAG TCGAGCTGCTGAGTCTCCTGTTGGTGTCGGTGCTGTGGGGCTGCACCAACCCTTTCCTAAAGAGAGGGACCGAGGGGAtagaaaatgtgacaaaaaccAGCAACGTGGCACAGCTGCTGGCGGAGCTCAGGTTTCTCTTTCTTAACATCAAG TACCTGGTCCCATTTCTGTTAAACCAGAGTGGTTCAGTGGTCTACTATTACACACTTTCAACCACAG AGTTATCGTTTGCTGTTCCTGTAGCCAACTCCCTCACCCTCCTTTGCACTCTGCTGACTGGCAAGTTTCTAGGGGAAGAGATTGGAGGCAAAC AGGCTGTCGTAGGAATGTTCCTCACCATGGCTGGCATCACTCTGTGTATTATAAGCTCCATTGATGATACTGACAGAGATACTGGGAATCAGAATATGACCCAACCCGTGTACTGA
- the ncmap gene encoding noncompact myelin-associated protein yields the protein MQASTVSPVTNTAVTSNTTAVTKSKEQILIQSSGAMIAVIVIGIIIILAILLIILKTYNRRTRESRLLGTSRSSKPRPKMSQSTVQGNLPLTPVGISSVSGSITNSNPPSESSFRLPRAELTSAEGNQVEQFSTNSGSTVVTIHENPSIENT from the exons ATGCAAGCTTCAACCGTCTCACCAGTGACTAACACTGCCGTAACTTCGAACACAACCGCTGTCACCAAGTCCAAAGAACAAATACTCATTCAAA GTTCTGGGGCTATGATTGCTGTCATTGTCATTGGCATTATTATCATTCTCGCCATTTTACTCATCATCCTGAAGACGTACAACAG gCGGACACGTGAATCCAGACTCCTGGGAACCAGTAGAAGCTCAAAACCTCGTCCGAAGATGTCCCAATCTACAGTTCAAGGCAACTTGCCGCTGACGCCCGTGGGAATCAGCTCTGTATCAGGGAGCATCACCAACTCAAACCCACCATCAGAGAGCAGCTTCCGGCTGCCCAGAGCAGAGCTCACCAGTGCGGAGGGGAATCAAGTTGAGCAGTTCAGCACCAACAGCGGGTCCACCGTGGTCACCATACATGAAAATCCATCAATAGAAAACACATAG